Proteins from a genomic interval of Lolium perenne isolate Kyuss_39 chromosome 1, Kyuss_2.0, whole genome shotgun sequence:
- the LOC127308924 gene encoding uncharacterized protein, giving the protein MASASCGLFLALNLLVFAVTSACPTCGGSGNNGGHGSSGGGHGGGGGGGYGGGGGSGHGGGGGYGGGSGGSGGGIIGGSPGGGIIGGSPGGGIIGGPVGGIIGGGSGGGGSGGGGGGYGGGGGGGSGGGTSGWYGKCPTDALKLHVCANVLDLIKAKVGVPPLNDRCCPLLNGLVDLDAALCLCTAIKADVLGIHLNLPIHLSLILNFCGKGVPTGFMCPN; this is encoded by the coding sequence ATGGCGTCGGCTTCATGCGGCCTCTTCCTTGCTCTTAACCTCCTCGTGTTTGCAGTGACCAGTGCGTGCCCTACCTGCGGCGGCTCGGGCAACAATGGTGGACACGGCAGCAGCGGCGGAGggcatggtggtggcggcggcggagggtatGGAGGCGGGGGTGGTAGCGGTCATGGGGGAGGCGGTGGATATGGAGGTGGAAGCGGCGGGAGTGGTGGAGGGATCATCGGCGGCAGCCCCGGTGGTGGTATCATCGGCGGCAGCCCCGGTGGTGGCATCATCGGCGGCCCTGTGGGTGGGATCATCGGCGGTGGGAGCGGAGGTGGTggaagtggcggcggcggcggcgggtatggaggaggcggcggcggaggcagcGGTGGCGGGACGAGCGGATGGTACGGCAAGTGCCCAACGGACGCGCTGAAGCTGCACGTGTGCGCCAACGTGCTGGACCTGATCAAGGCGAAGGTGGGCGTGCCTCCATTGAACGACCGGTGCTGCCCGCTGCTCAACGGGCTCGTCGACCTGGACGCCGCCCTCTGCCTGTGCACCGCCATCAAGGCCGACGTGCTCGGCATCCACCTCAACCTCCCCATCCACCTCAGCCTCATCCTCAACTTCTGCGGCAAGGGCGTCCCGACCGGCTTCATGTGCCCTAACTGA